From Rutidosis leptorrhynchoides isolate AG116_Rl617_1_P2 chromosome 3, CSIRO_AGI_Rlap_v1, whole genome shotgun sequence, a single genomic window includes:
- the LOC139900118 gene encoding uncharacterized protein: MESVVATVSGYHGSERFRLIKLISQSGASYVGAMNPSTTHLVCYKFEGRKYELARKFKIIIVNHRWIEDCIKQGRRVSERPYTKHCGSVIGPLQLEIPVAAKTSVINVDSDDDGDGGDDEWTESWLLKENLSPVVRQNKDRSGRSKRKATKRCPRQDVSLTYEYGLDESSFSGLRKTESDDEFCLSSSHLLNKKRINTTIGESSKSSRRLIRKNICKVINSSDSDSDFKDKEIHNNNVDIDEPSLDFRRQKCELPFRNRLNGLTKRTLILEDSENIEDLSTLNLQDPSCNDNDDSAKVDDLGTSNIQDPPCDADDSNARSPLQNPRLSTQQPLSCVICWTDFSSTRGVLPCGHRFCFSCIQNWADHMVSMKKVSTCPLCKASFYSIQKMEEAASSDQKIYSQTVPNDPFAIDVCVLPYVESYTHQIMPPPRPVCHRCSCREPEELLITCHICDLRCIHNYCLDPPQSPWICVHCKDLRMRYVR, from the exons ATGGAATCGGTTGTTGCTACGGTTAGCGGATACCATGGATCCGAGAGATTCCGGCTGATCAAATTGATATCTCAATCCGGTGCAAGTTATGTTGGTGCGATGAATCCCTCTACTACACATTTG GTTTGTTACAAATTTGAAGGAAGGAAGTATGAACTTGCCAGAAAATTTAAGATAATCATAGTAAATCATCGTTGGATTGAGGATTGTATAAAACAAGGCAGACGTGTTTCTGAACGCCCTTACACGAAGCATTG TGGGTCAGTGATTGGGCCGTTGCAATTGGAAATCCCGGTTGCTGCTAAAACATCTGTAATCAACGTTGAttctgatgatgatggtgatggtggtgatgatgagtgGACTGAATCTTGGTTGTTGAAAGAG AACCTGAGTCCTGTTGTGAGACAAAATAAGGATCGTTCGGGTAGATCAAAGAGAAAAGCCACTAAAAGGTGCCCGAGGCAGGATGTCTCGCTCACATACGAATATGGTTTAGACGAATCTTCTTTTTCTGGCTTGAGAAAAACAGAG TCTGATGATGAATTTTGTCTTTCCTCTTCACATCTATTGAATAAAAAAAGGATAAACACTACCATAGGTGAATCTTCTAAAAGTAGTCGCAGGCTGATACGTAAGAATATATGTAAAGTGATCAATTCTTCAGATTCAGATTCAGATTTCAAAGATAAAGAAATTCATAACAATAATGTTGACATTGATGAGCCTTCTCTAGATTTTAGGAGGCAAAAATGTGAATTACCTTTCAGAAATAGGTTAAATGGTCTTACAAAAAGAACTTTGATTTTGGAGGATTCTGAAAACATTGAAGATTTAAGTACTCTTAATCTTCAAGATCCATCATGCAATGATAATGATGATTCAGCAAAAGTTGATGATTTAGGTACTTCAAATATTCAGGATCCACCATGCGATGCTGACGACTCCAACGCAAGATCACCATTACAAAATCCCAGATTATCAACACAGCAGCCATTATCATGTGTAATATGCTGGACAGATTTTAGTTCAACTAGAGGTGTTCTGCCATGTGGACATCGCTTTTGCTTCTCGTGCATACAGAATTGGGCAGATCACATG GTTTCAATGAAAAAGGTATCTACATGTCCCTTGTGCAAGGCCAGTTTTTATAGCATACAGAAGATGGAAGAGGCTGCATCTTCTGATCAGAAAATATACTCTCAAACTGTTCCTAATGACCCATTCGCTATTGATGTATGCGTTCTACCATACGTCGAATCATATACACATCAGATTATG CCACCACCAAGACCAGTTTGCCACCGGTGCTCTTGTCGTGAACCAGAAGAACTTCTAATTACATGCCATATTTGTGATCTTCGATGTATTCATAACTATTGTTTAGATCCCCCACAATCTCCATGGATATGTGTTCATTGCAAGGATCTTCGTATGCGGTATGTTCGTTaa
- the LOC139896386 gene encoding glucan endo-1,3-beta-D-glucosidase-like: MLIVWSFLVLFTLGYSSHIPSVVQSQPTTYRRPLPPFTFPAAISTVLPDPASFFSPSLLSNPLPTNSFFQNFVLNNGTQQEYIHPYLIKSTLSSLLISYPSLFGNASITYQIFNPDLTISVFNNPNPNKPHVISSFEDLSITLDIQPSLRFFFVQGSPFITCEILKSDKLYISTNHTINGFVPNSSKTKYRINLDNGQTWVLYSSSPIKLTHYNSNILSDEFCGIIRIAVLANSDSGFESVLDSYSSRYPVSGRALFKEQYDVEYKWVKKGSGDLLMLANALHLKLLDKSSIKVLNDFRYKSIDGDLVGIVGESWVLKTDPIPITWYSIKGVEKQSYPQTIKALVQDVKDLDASNISTTSSYFFGKLVARGARMALIAEEIGYPAVLPKIKKFLKGTIEPWLDGTFGSNGFLYDNSWGGLITKQGSNDSMGDFGFGIYNDHHYHIGYFLYGIAVLAKIDPIWGEKYKPQAYTLMADFMTLGRSVKQNSNLEYTRVRCFDFWKLHSWAAGLFEFIDGRNQESSSEAVNAYYSAALMGLAYGDTQLYKVGSLLTSLEIHAVQKWWHVEEDSRLYDANFTRENRMTGVLWSNKRDSALWWAPAECRECRLSINVLPLLPITEVLFSDVEYVKQLVNWTLPSLTREGVVEGWKGFTYALEGIYEKKIALKKIRTLTGHDDGNSLSNMLWWIFSRE, from the coding sequence ATGTTGATTGTTTGGTCATTTTTAGTTCTTTTCACATTAGGATACAGCTCTCATATCCCTTCTGTAGTTCAATCCCAGCCCACCACATACCGCCGTCCATTGCCGCCGTTCACCTTTCCGGCGGCCATCTCCACCGTCCTACCTGACCCAGCATCCTTCTTTTCTCCTAGCCTCCTTTCAAACCCACTTCCCACAAactcattttttcaaaattttgttCTAAACAATGGCACTCAACAAGAATACATACACCCATATCTTATAAAATCAACTCTATCATCACTTTTAATTTCTTACCCATCTCTCTTTGGCAACGCTAGTATCACATACCAAATCTTCAATCCGGATCTTACTATATCCGTTTTCAATAACCCGAATCCGAATAAACCACACGTCATATCTTCATTTGAAGACCTTAGTATCACTTTAGATATTCAACCCAGTTTAAGATTCTTTTTTGTTCAAGGTAGTCCCTTTATAACATGCGAAATTTTAAAAAGTGACAAACTTTACATTTCAACTAATCATACCATTAATGGGTTTGTTCCAAATTCTTCAAAAACTAAGTACAGGATTAATCTTGATAATGGTCAAACTTGGGTTTTGTATTCATCATCACCTATTAAGCTGACTCATTACAACTCCAACATTTTATCTGATGAATTTTGTGGGATAATCCGCATTGCTGTGTTGGCGAATTCGGATTCAGGATTCGAATCGGTTCTTGATAGTTATAGCTCTCGTTATCCAGTTTCGGGTCGGGCTTTGTTTAAGGAACAATATGATGTTGAGTACAAATGGGTCAAAAAAGGTAGTGGTGATTTGTTAATGTTAGCTAACGCTCTTCATCTTAAGCTTCTTGATAAATCTTCAATTAAAGTTCTTAATGATTTTAGATACAAAAGTATTGATGGTGACCTTGTGGGTATTGTTGGAGAATCATGGGTCTTGAAAACCGACCCGATTCCAATAACTTGGTATTCGATTAAAGGAGTCGAGAAACAATCATACCCACAAACCATTAAAGCTCTTGTACAAGATGTAAAAGATTTGGATGCAAGTAATATATCCACAACATCATCATACTTTTTTGGAAAGTTAGTTGCAAGGGGAGCTAGGATGGCATTAATAGCTGAAGAAATCGGCTATCCTGCTGTCTTACCGAAAATTAAAAAGTTTTTGAAAGGTACAATCGAGCCATGGTTAGATGGTACCTTTGGTAGTAATGGGTTTTTGTATGATAACTCATGGGGTGGGCTTATAACCAAACAAGGGTCTAATGATTCAATGGGAGATTTTGGTTTTGGGATTTACAATGATCACCATTATCATATTGGTTACTTTCTTTATGGAATCGCGGTTCTTGCCAAAATTGATCCCATTTGGGGAGAAAAATATAAGCCTCAAGCGTACACGTTAATGGCAGATTTCATGACATTAGGTAGAAGTGTTAAGCAAAATTCAAATTTGGAGTACACTCGTGTGAGATGCTTTGATTTTTGGAAGTTACACTCATGGGCTGCAGGATTGTTTGAATTCATTGATGGAAGGAATCAAGAAAGCTCAAGTGAAGCAGTAAACGCGTATTACTCTGCTGCATTAATGGGATTAGCATATGGTGACACACAACTTTATAAAGTTGGATCTTTGCTTACATCATTAGAGATTCATGCTGTACAAAAATGGTGGCATGTAGAGGAAGATAGTAGACTTTATGATGCAAATTTCACTCGCGAAAATAGAATGACAGGAGTTCTTTGGTCTAATAAAAGAGACAGTGCATTATGGTGGGCCCCAGCTGAGTGTAGGGAATGTAGGTTAAGTATAAATGtgttgccattgttgccgattactGAAGTGTTGTTTTCTGATGTGGAGTATGTGAAGCAGCTCGTGAATTGGACTTTACCTTCTTTAACTAGAGAGGGTGTTGTTGAAGGGTGGAAAGGGTTTACGTATGCGTTGGAAGGAATTTATGAAAAGAAGATTGCTCTTAAAAAGATCAGAACTTTAACAGGACATGATGATGGGAATTCGTTAAGTAATATGTTATGGTGGATCTTTAGTAGGGAATAA
- the LOC139900119 gene encoding secreted RxLR effector protein 161-like, translating to MEPNLKMKKDQGKELKDVKLFRQMVGSLIYLTITMPEIAYSVGIVSQFMQCLTNVHLDAVKRILRYVKGSIGHALWYKKCDNVLLNGFVDADWMGDANDRHSTSGYCCNIGSAVISWCSKKQDVVALSSTEAEYIAATMAAQECTWLRRLIGDILEKVDYVVKLRCDNESAIKLASNPVFHARTKHIEMRYHFIREKVLSGEI from the coding sequence atggaaccaaacctcaaaatgaagAAAGATCAAGGAAAAGAGCTCAAGGATGTGAAGTTGTTCCGACAAATGGTTGGAAGTTTGATCTATCTAACCATCACAATGCCAGAAATTGCTTACTCGGTTGGCATTGTTTCACAATTTATGCAATGTCTaactaatgttcatcttgatgCAGTAAAAAGGATCCTTCGTTATGTGAAAGGATCAATAGGTCATGCCTTGTGGTATAAGAAGTGTGATAATGTTTTGTTAAATGGTTTCGTAGATGCAGATTGGATGGGAGACGCAAATGATCGCCATTCAACTTCGGGTTATTGTTGTAACATAGGTTCCGCGGTTATTTCATGGTGTAGCAAGaagcaagatgttgttgctttGTCTAGCACGGAAGCGGAATACATAGCTGCAACAATGGCGGCTCAAGAATGTACTTGGTTAAGAAGATTGATTGGTGACATACTTGAAAAAGTAGATTATGTTGTCAAACTGAGATGTGACAACGAAAGTGCAATCAAGCTTGCTTCGAATCCAGTTTTTCATGCTCGTACTAAGCATATTGAAATGAGAtatcattttattcgtgaaaaGGTTCTAAGCGGGGAAATCTAG